From one Lycium ferocissimum isolate CSIRO_LF1 chromosome 7, AGI_CSIRO_Lferr_CH_V1, whole genome shotgun sequence genomic stretch:
- the LOC132062823 gene encoding transcription factor bHLH95-like, with the protein MNEGSDNDFFMWENNQGWPSLNSNNLVGSGEKFAGDKLPDPNRFDTCQPPTAAKETAEATASRKRSASSRVKDGKKSGEAKSGDGGGEGGGDSDHEIHIWTERERRKKMRNMFSNLHALLPQLPPKADKSTIVDEAVNYIKTLQNTLEKLQKQKLERLHPVSSAMNFYDPSIITSQKLLSVGSSREQFLADQGSTSNSAAITPTNNKTASPLLMNNIPATFQTWSSPHVVLTVCGEEAHISVCCPKKVGLFSAICCVLENHKIEIVSAQVSSDHYRSMFMIQAHARGGSSFNQFSQARTVEEIYQQAAAEIMFWTTPQ; encoded by the exons ATGAATGAAGGTAGCGACAATGATTTTTTTATGTGGGAAAATAATCAAGGGTGGCCGTCTTTGAACTCGAATAACCTAGTAGGAAGTGGAGAGAAGTTTGCGGGTGACAAGTTGCCAGATCCAAATAGGTTTGATACTTGTCAGCCGCCTACAGCTGCTAAGGAGACGGCTGAAGCAACTGCCAGCAGAAAAAGAAGTGCGTCCAGTCGAGTGAAAGACGGTAAGAAAAGTGGTGAAGCAAAGTCTGGTGATGGAGgtggagaaggaggaggagacTCAGATCACGAGATACACATATGGACGGAGAGAGAAAGGAGGAAGAAGATGAGGAACATGTTCTCTAATCTTCATGCTTTGCTTCCTCAACTTCCTcctaag GCTGACAAGTCCACAATTGTTGATGAAGCAGTGAACTACATCAAAACACTGCAGAATACTCTCGAAAAGCTTCAAAAACAGAAGCTAGAAAGGCTTCATCCCGTATCCTCTGCAATGAATTTTTATGATCCTTCCATAATCACTTCACAGAAATTACTAAGCGTAGGGAGTAGCAGGGAGCAATTTTTGGCTGATCAAGGATCTACTAGTAACTCAGCTGCTATTACACCAACCAATAATAAAACTGCCAGTCCCCTTTTGATGAATAATATTCCAGCAACTTTTCAGACATGGAGTTCACCACATGTGGTACTAACTGTTTGTGGAGAAGAGGCACATATTAGTGTGTGTTGTCCAAAGAAAGTTGGACTTTTTAGTGCCATTTGTTGTGTTTTGGAGAATCATAAGATAGAGATTGTGTCTGCCCAAGTTTCATCagatcattatagaagcatgtTCATGATCCAAGCCCAT GCAAGAGGTGGAAGTAGCTTCAATCAATTCTCCCAAGCACGCACAGTGGAAGAAATATACCAGCAAGCTGCAGCTGAGATAATGTTCTGGACCACTCCCCAGTGA
- the LOC132064882 gene encoding U-box domain-containing protein 26-like → MPGSLDPLDVGIQIPYHFRCPISLELMRDPVTVCTGQTYDRQSIESWVATGNTTCPVTRSPLSEFTLIPNHTLRRLIQEWCVANRAFGVERIPTPKQPADPVLVRSLLHQAGAQSNHLNSRLNALRRLRGLARDSDKNRSVISANNAREILLSIVFSRMVPDSELNHESLAILSMFPLSEPECVFVASDPDRVTYLVALLFHPSIDVRVNSAALIEIVVAGMRSPELRAQISNADDVFEGVVGILNYPLAYPRALKVGIKALFALCLVKQHRERAVTAGAVEALIDRLQDFEKCDAERALATIELLSRIPSGCGALASHALTVPLLVKIILKISERATEYAAGALLSLCSASEQAQKEAVAAGVLTQLLLLVQSDCTERAKRKAQMLLKQLRDCWPDDSIANSDDFACTDVVPF, encoded by the coding sequence ATGCCTGGAAGTTTAGACCCTTTGGATGTAGGTATCCAAATTCCATACCACTTTCGCTGTCCAATCTCCTTAGAGCTTATGCGAGATCCAGTCACCGTTTGTACAGGTCAAACATATGACCGCCAAAGCATTGAGTCCTGGGTGGCAACCGGCAATACCACGTGTCCGGTAACAAGGTCCCCACTCAGTGAGTTCACGCTTATTCCAAACCATACTCTTCGTCGGCTTATACAAGAATGGTGTGTTGCGAACCGGGCTTTTGGAGTTGAGCGAATTCCGACCCCAAAGCAACCGGCTGATCCGGTGTTAGTCCGGTCGCTGTTGCACCAAGCTGGTGCCCAGTCAAATCATTTGAATTCTAGGCTTAATGCTTTGAGGAGACTAAGAGGACTTGCTCGTGACTCGGATAAAAACCGGTCTGTAATTTCAGCAAACAACGCACGTGAAATCCTGTTGTCTATTGTTTTCTCACGTATGGTTCCAGACTCCGAGTTGAATCACGAGTCACTCGCGATTCTCTCCATGTTCCCTTTATCCGAACCTGAATGTGTTTTCGTTGCTTCGGATCCAGACCGAGTTACTTACCTGGTTGCTTTGCTTTTTCATCCTTCAATCGATGTTCGAGTTAACTCAGCTGCTTTGATTGAGATTGTTGTCGCCGGAATGAGATCACCGGAGCTCCGTGCTCAGATTAGCAATGCAGATGATGTTTTTGAAGGAGTAGTCGGGATTTTGAATTATCCGTTAGCGTATCCCAGAGCGttgaaagttggaattaaagcATTGTTTGCTTTATGCTTAGTAAAGCAACACCGTGAAAGAGCGGTGACTGCCGGTGCTGTTGAAGCGCTTATTGATAGATTACAGGATTTCGAGAAATGCGATGCGGAAAGAGCACTTGCTACAATCGAACTCTTATCAAGGATTCCATCAGGATGCGGCGCGTTAGCCTCTCACGCGCTTACGGTGCCTTTGCTTGTGaaaattatactaaaaatatcgGAGCGTGCGACAGAGTACGCTGCCGGCGCGTTGTTATCGCTTTGTTCGGCGTCGGAACAAGCACAGAAAGAGGCTGTCGCCGCCGGCGTGCTGACTCAGCTTTTGTTGTTAGTTCAAAGCGATTGTACAGAACGCGCGAAGAGAAAAGCGCAAATGCTTTTGAAGCAGCTTCGTGATTGTTGGCCAGATGACTCTATTGCCAATTCGGATGATTTTGCTTGTACCGACGTCGTTCCGTTTTGA